A genomic stretch from Cydia amplana chromosome 1, ilCydAmpl1.1, whole genome shotgun sequence includes:
- the LOC134650667 gene encoding beta-1-syntrophin: MVENGGSSGGSDSPNATCGRSGLLETLVRGVWYRVHCSLEDDYFSVCLDDGYDATTTLNGTLNNNNVETPNSDFTEVPEAIANQKRLVQVVKSDNNGLGISIKGGIENNMPILISKIFKGMAADLTEQLYVGDAILSVNGEDLKDATHEEAVKALKRAGKMVQLEVKYLREVTPYFRKASIISEVGWELQRGYMAEAPPSPPSPRRRRADTRYVPLLMACVAKNLRHHDPEDRTIEVYSPDGVHSLALRAGDAAGALGWHRALHAAARRAARAALARARPSLRALLGDVRYAGWLARRPAMDHVSASGGSDSSDEAEGWQPTFVAITDRELRLYEAAPWSAEAWMAAGEALGLAATRLAWWRRGAHAAALGVRAGTAAGLAVRALRADTPHDLAAVAGALVDGAHRAVRAQPEFTFRCRFRGVCARLSLGAGGVCVWEAAGSLGRGGARALYRRPLHALKASADDDRSALWLHFTDDDTVELDMEGSPKPAVFILHNLLSARVHALPEDSAQPL; this comes from the exons ATGGTTGAGAACGGCGGTTCGAGCGGGGGCAGCGACAGCCCTAACGCGACTTGCGGGCGGTCGGGTCTGCTGGAGACGTTGGTGCGCGGGGTGTGGTACCGGGTGCACTGCTCCCTGGAGGACGACTACTTCAGCGTGTGCCTGGACGACGGGTACGATGCGACGACAACTCTCAATGGCACCCTCAACAATAACAATGTCGAAACACCCAACAGTGACTTCACGGAAGTGCCGGAAGCGATCGCGAATCAAAAACGACTAGTGCAAGTGGTTAAATCTGACAATAATGGGCTTGGAATATCAATTAAAGGTGGAATAGAAAACAATATGCCCATattaatatcaaaaatattcaaaGGTATGGCAGCAGACCTGACTGAACAGTTGTATGTTGGTGATGCTATCTTGTCGGTCAATGGAGAGGATCTTAAGGATGCTACACATGAAGAAGCTGTTAAGGCCCTGAAAAGAGCCGGCAAAATGGTTCAGTTGGAAG TGAAGTACCTTCGCGAAGTGACCCCATACTTCCGGAAAGCGTCAATCATAAGCGAGGTGGGCTGGGAGCTGCAGCGCGGCTACATGGCGGAGGCGCCGCCGTCGCCGccctcgccgcgccgccgccgcgccgacaCGCGCTACGTGCCGCTGTTGATGGCCTGCGTGGCCAAGAATCTACGCCATCACGACCCAG AGGACCGCACGATCGAGGTGTACTCGCCGGACGGCGTGCACTCGCTGGCGCTGCGCGCGGGCGACGCGGCGGGCGCGCTGGGCTGGCACCGCGCGCTGcacgcggcggcgcggcgggcggcgcgcgcggcgctgGCGCGGGCGCGGCCCAGCCTGCGCGCGCTGCTCGGCGACGTGCGCTACGCGGGCTGGCTGGCGCGCCGCCCCGCCATGGACCAC GTCAGCGCTTCTGGGGGTTCCGATAGTTCCGATGAAGCCGAGGGATGGCAGCCCACCTTTGTAGCTATCACGGACCGAGAATTAAG GTTGTACGAGGCGGCGCCTTGGTCGGCGGAGGCGTGGATGGCGGCGGGCGAGGCGCTGGGGCTGGCGGCCACGCGGCTGGCGtggtggcggcgcggcgcgcacgCGGCGGCGCTGGGCGTGCGCGCGGGCACGGCGGCCGGGCTGGCCGTGCGCGCGCTGCGCGCCGACACGCCGCACGACCTGGCCGCCGTCGCCGGCGCGCTCGTCGACGGCGCGCACCGCGCCGTGCGCGCGCAGCCCGAGTTCACCTTCC GTTGCCGGTTCCGGGGCGTGTGCGCGCGGCTGTCGCTGGGCGCGGGCGGCGTGTGCGTGTGGGAGGCGGCGGGCTCGCTgggccgcggcggcgcgcgcgcgctcTACCGCCGCCCGCTGCACGCGCTCAAGGCCTCCGCCGACGACGACCGCTCCGCGCTGTGGCTGCACTTCACGGACGACGACACCGTG GAGTTGGACATGGAGGGCAGCCCGAAGCCGGCCGTGTTCATCCTGCACAACCTGCTGTCGGCGCGCGTGCACGCGCTGCCCGAGGACTCGGCGCAGCCGCTATAA